The Aphelocoma coerulescens isolate FSJ_1873_10779 chromosome 8, UR_Acoe_1.0, whole genome shotgun sequence genome contains the following window.
TCAATAAGTAATACTAAGACTGAATGAGATGAGATCTTTCACATCTGGCCAGTTACTTgtcttccttgttttttttttttcttggggaACAAAAGCCTGCACAAAGTGGAACTGACCTGCTGCTCTGTCTTCCCTTTCTCCAAGAGGTTCTTTACTTCTAGCTCCTTTCCCTTCATATCTTCTCTCAAATCCTCATAATCTTTTAGCTTCCTGGCAATTAGTTGATCCAGTTCCTCCGCTTCCTTCTTGATCTTATTTGCTTCATTCTGCAGGTGgaaatcacacacacacagattcCTGAATGTTAAAGAATTCCTGAGCAGGTGGTAAATTTTTGCACTTCTACATTCAAGCCAAGATGTTTGGCAAACATTTCACTCAGATTTTTGTCTTTCAGAGACTGAGGGAAGTGGGGTTTATGTAGGTGGTTTTCTGCATTTAAATCTCCTGCATAAATGTTGGAATTGCATAAAAACTGGATTATGCCTGGATGGACAAAAAACTCACAAACCATTCTTATGCAGAGAACATGTAAGGCACTCCAGCAAACCAGCAATCTTCAGGAAGTACTGCACAATGGTGCCCACATGTACCTCTAGCCCTGTGGAATCCACATTAGGCAGGCTGGTGAGATTAGCGTAGATCTGCAGGGCTCTGTTTCCAGCTTCCTCTGCCTCCGCAAGCACCTTGTTGGCCTGTTTCTCTAGGTCTTGAGAAATATTCCTTGCTTGATTGtacctaaaaaatccccaaggaTCCAGTTATGTTACAGTATTTTTTGTAGAACTGAACTTAGTAAGAGAGTAGTGAGGCTAAGAAATTGAAAATCACCTCCTGTACAATCCAAAGCATACAGAGGGTTGTCTTAGTTTTAAGCACTGCTCTAAagtcaggaaataaaaacagtTTTCTGTTACTGACTCACTTCTGGTTGAGCTCATCAATATCAATTGCAGTTTGGTTTTCTCCAGCCAGGGTCTTCAGCAGCAGTTGATATGCTTTCATGGAAGTATCATTTGCAGCCTTGGCTGTGCGAACAATCTCATCAGCTTCCTTTTTGTGCCTGGACAAgatgacagaagaaaaataatgccATTAGATTTGTCAGCCAATAGTTTTTATCCTCATTTTTCGATTATATTCTCTCttacttttccttccttccttccttcccccctccccccccagatTTACATATGGGACATGCTGAAACATTTGCAATGGAAGATGGTTGCCACTTCTGTCATCCACATGCTTAATCTTTGCCATCAGTGCTACACAGCCATCATCCCACAGCACCAGTCTCTTACACTGCAAAGGGTGTGTGTCTGATATCCAGCAAACTGAATTCTGCTTCCCCCTTGTAGGGAAGAGCAGGGCCCTGACCTAGTCCACACTGAGTGTGTCTTGCCACAGCCTACCTTTCTGCCAGCTTACGGGCCTCTTCTGCCAACAGAGTCATGTTGTTGGGGTCCCCGCTTTGCTCTGGAGGTGTAATggactggaaaagaaagaaaaaacaaacccttaaggctcttttttcatcttttcttcatctttgctttaaatatttattgtcATGATCTAAATGCTTAGAGATGTGTCTAACCTACTTCTCATTCTCTATATGTTTTTCTTAAGCCCATGCAGTTTCCACCACTGGTTATCCCTTGAAAAACAACAGTGCTAATATTTATTTAGGACTTTTTATGTTGGTTTGGGCTGAGATACAATTTGTGACAGACAGTGGCAAACTTTCTTCACTGATTTCCCATGACCTTGATGCAAATTTGCTGTATAAGGGAGAGAGCAAGTGGAGAAACACACCAGAGGCACCAAAGGAAAGGCCCTCACCCTCTCCCAGCTGAGTGGGATCTCAGCAGCACACTCACCACGTTGTCAGCTGCCACCTTGGCCTTCTCCAGCATATCAGAAGCCAAGCTGATCAGGTCCTCGGTGTCCTCCACCCGCACCCGGGCCTGCTCCGCCAGGTTCTCCGTGTCCCGCACTGTGCTCTGGATGATCCTCAGCCTGTTGAGCTGACTCACTAAGGTGCTGTTGATGTCTTTCAGATGATCCATGAGGCCCTGATCCACATCTGAAACACACAACAGAAAAGAGAGGAAGCAAAATTAATCAGAGCAGGAAGagaagctggagcagcagcttaCCACTGCAGGCACTGTGTTGGTAGGTTAATCCCCTACTGAAAGGGAACAGCAAGCCATTTCACAAGTCACTTCGCTTGAGATCAAAGTCATAATCAGAATGTGCACCAaacaggagaaatgcaaagccatTAACTAGTAATAAGACAATCCCACTGGGTGTTGGAACTGACTCTGATGGGGGATTTTGTGTTCAGAATCATGTTTTTTACCTGTCTCACTGACTTAAAATGACTATGGAGCTGCTCCTCAATGGGTTTTGTGCATTCTCTTTAGCTTAACTCCTAGAAATTAAGCAGAAACTGAGGAATAGTGCAGATGCACATTTTTCCACACTCAGAGCAAGAATGGCTACTctgaagaaaggcacagggaacTCCATAGGGAACAGCTAGGAGCTGTGTGGAATAGCAAACCCActccaaactccccccaaaccaAAGGACTGACAAAAGCCAGCAGGATAGAGCCTTGGTTCTCTCATATGTAGGACTTACAAGGCACCCAAACTTCCTCAAATTTTTGGACCACCAGGTAATTCCCCACAACAGCATCTTAATAATGGAGGCATCACAGCACAGGTATGTGCCTCACAATCAAGGCAGTTCCTTTTGAAAAGCTGAGAGTGTTACCAAGAATTAAAGTGCAAGCCGAAGCCTGCAGAACTCcaaaattaagatttttctcAAATACCTTGCAGCACATCTTAAGTATTGAACATGAACATTTGACACATTTCAAAAACATACTAccacagaaaaccagaaataacTCCTAGAGATGTGCACAGATTTTTGCAAGGGTAGTTTTTTTTGCATTTACCTTGCCCTCTTAGTAAGAGAAGaacctggagctggggaagggtctggagcacaagtctggtgaggagcagctgaaggagctaGGAGGGgttgagcctggagaaaaggaggctcaggagggaccttctggctctccacaactccctgacaggacaGTGCTCCCagggggatcaggctctgctcccagggaacagggacggGATGAGAagaaacagcctcaagctgtgcctgggaaagttttgggaaaaaattcttcactgaaagggctgtccagccctggcacaggctgtctAGGGAAATGATGAAATCACCACCCCTGGAGGGATCctaaaagctgtgtggatgtggcgcttggggacatgggttagtggtggccttggcagtgctgggaggtagggaacagttggacttgatcttaacAGTCTTTCCAAattaaatgattctatgattcgcGACGTGGAAAGAGAGATCAGAAATTCCACCACAAAACCGAATCCATTCCCTCATCTTTCTCCAATCCCCACCCTTACATAGGACTATTATCTAGGCACAGATGCCAAGCAGGCAGTGTAAATCAACCTCAGCTAAAGCTGAGAAAAGCTTAAGCGACCATTCTCACTGGCAGGAATCTTCCCAAGCAAATGCCAGCATTAGATGCATGTTAGCCTTCTCCCAGCTTCACACAAAGGGGACAAATTTTCCCAAAGTGGTCTGAAATCACTGAACCAGCTCCCAGGGGAACATATTTTACTGCAAAGAGAATAGTCTTCTTCAAGATTCTCTTTGCCAAAACATGCATCATCTTATACATTAAAGAGACCCTAAGGACAAACCACTGTTACAGTCATGAGAAACATCCTTCTCACAGACATCCTGTGGTAGGGGTGACAATACAAGAATCAATTTGAAGCAGAgtttaacagaaaaaacagcACTCTTCAGAACATTCTACACTTTATGGTGGGATAATTATGTTTGCCATCAGGATTTTGAAGCCTTCATTCTGATTGCTGATGATATCCCAGTAAGAACAATTTGATCCCAAGATGTCTGAGCAAATTTAAAGCATAGTAAGTATACCTGAAAGTTTTCTGCTTGTTTAACAAATAAAACCCTCCTTTCCATCCAGAGAAGAGGGTAATGTAAAACACTTGCATCCATACACAGCTAGAGGCAGATCTTTGCTTCCATGTACAACAGAGACCACTGGTAGAACAGCATGGATAACAGCACAGGCACTGTTGTTTTGATAATAGCATTCAGTGCTGCCTGAAATAGGTGTCAATCCtggagcacagcactggcttGAAATAAAACACGCTGTCTCCAAAGGGAACAGGAACATCAGGCAAAAAACTCATTTAGTTAGTCCATATCTGATCAGGTCAACTCACCTTTGCTCTTTTGTGCTTCATGGAGCAACTCCATAACTTCTCTTTCTGCTTGCTTCAATCTCTCTTCAAAGGCTTCATCAGTTACAGTTTCTTCTCTGGTACCCAGATTTGCTATAAGATTTTCCAACTCCCACAGCCTTTGACGTTGCTCCACCACCTACAGGAGAGGGACAGAGCACAGCTATGACACAGCAAAGCACCTTGAGCCTCTGCTTTCAGCAACCGCCAACAGCCACGGGCCAGGATACTGCACAAGCAGACACATGCCACCGTCTCCAGTGCTGCCAACAGCAGTGTTTGTGGCCTTACCTTATCTTTCACTAATCTGTAACAGGCTGGACACTCCTGACAGCCCGGCCATGAGCGgttgtagaaatagttctcctCACACTGGTCGCAGCGGCTCCCCACAAAGCCTTCCTTGCACTCGCAGTGGCCgttctcctggcactgcagggaccGTGAGCCCTCAGGATCACAGtcacaggctgcagggaagtTAAACCTCAATCAGACTGCAGAAGAGGCAGAAATACCCTAAAACTCACAGGATAAGAGGATATCCTTAATACCCTAAAACATCTGCAAGAGCTGTGGGGCACAAACCCACAGCTGGACCTTAATTCTGATTGCAGTGCTTCTACTCACAAGCAGGATCCAACATTCACTGTGTGCACTCAATGTTGCTATTACCTCTCCCACAAAGCATCATTCTACCCCATTTCATTGTAACCAACTGCAGTTAGTTCTCCTGCTCTTTACAGGCAGGAGTATCAAAGAGGAAAGTTTGGATCATCCTTCTTTGCAATCATGTTTACAAGATCAGCTGCTCCTCAAGACAGAAGCTGTATAATGAGGCCATCTACAGAGTAGCTGTGCAGGAACACATTAAGAAACAGGGTTGTTGGAGGCCAAGATGCAGAGAATGTATTTACACCAAGGAGAAGTAGGTATCTATTAGGTTGGATATCTAGTAAGTCAGACAAGAAAAAGGTAACAAAAGAAGAAGGGGATAAGCTATAGTACAGAAATCAAATTTCATCACACACAGTGTGGACATAAAGTGCCAACTTCTGCTGTGATGAGGAGCAAGGTGACAAAATACCTTCccagagggagaaggaaagcaaaggCAATGCTGGGTGTGCAACATTCTTCCCATCTGCCTTGCTCTCACCCCTCAAGACTTACGTTTACAGCCTTCAGAGCCAAAGCCAAAGTGGTTGCCCTCACATCTGTCACAGTGCTGACCGGTGACACCTGGCTGGCACTCGCACTGCCCTGTTCGGATGTCACACTGCCCGTTGGTGGAGCCCAGTGCGTGGCAGTTGCACCTGGGGGAGGCACGCACACATCAGATGTGACACAGAAGGGACACATCGCGCAAGTCCCTCTCTGAAGAGCGCAGCTCAACATTTCCCAAAGTCGCTTTTCTTGCTGTGCAGATGCAGCAGGCAAGGCACTGAGCTTTTGAACTATGCAAGGTCACTTGCCGCTTGCACTAAAAAAGGAACCCACAAGCCCCTGCTACAGTCACAAAGTCATGAAGCAGTTTTCTATTTAAAACCCTGATTTAGAGCTCTTTATAAAGCTATTTATAAGTCAGGCTTTTTGTACAGCCTTAGTAGCTGCTCCCTGACTACTGCTCTTCCCcacccacagcagcactgaggcATACCTGTCACTTGTGACAAACATCACACTCCTGCACAATGTAAGCACAGACCCTCCAAAACCAGGGTCTCTCTGCCCCAAGCCAAGGCAAGCCTCACCTCTCACAGCCACGTCCACTCTGGAGGTTGAAGAATCCAGGCTCACAAGCACTGCAGTCCCTCCCACTGACGTGAGACAAGCACTCACACTGCCCAGTCACTTGACTGCAGATTGTCTGCTGATTCACGGTGCCGTAAGGATTGCAGTGACaagctgcaaaaataaaaaggtatGGAGAGACATGCACAAAGTTAGAAATCCCTTGTGGTGTTGGTACTTACCCTAATGGGCCTAGATCCAAACCACATGGCCACCCAGCCCCTGCATCACACAATGCTTTTGCTTTGATGGCACTAAGTGCCCACAAACACAAGGATTTTAGCAAACTAGAACCACCAAACCAGGCTAAAGCCACACATTGCTGCTGACGGGGACAAGCAACAGCCTAACAGAAGCTCTTAGGGACAAAACcatttttaaatgcaagaaGAGGCAAGTCTCACCTCTGCACTTGTCGGCAGGGTCGGGGGCCAGGGGGTTCCCAAAGAAGCCATCCTTGCAGCGGTCACAGTAGAAGCCAGCGGTGTTGTAGATGCACTTGAGGCACTCGCCAGTCTGGCGGTCGCAGTTGCCCACGGCGTTGGGGTCGATGTTGTCGTTGCACTGGCACAGGCGGCAGGGCCTCACAGCACCATTTTTGCCCAGTGGGTCTCCGAAATAGGCATCATCACACAGCTCACACCTCTTTCCTGGGACACAACACAGACATGGGTGCTGCAGCAAAAAGCCCTTTGCTGCCATCTCACATGGATCCTCTTTGCAGTCCCTTCTGAAAAGTAAACCCTCCAGCTTCTTCCCTTTCATCCTTCTGTTGGGGCCAGACACAAATCCCTCCTAATCTCTGTAGTCAAGCTGTTTTTTCACTGGAACTTTGCATTATGAATTATTTCcactcttccttcctctcctatCCCTTTAAACCAAGCCTATTTGCTGCAATTTGTTGTTAATTTAAGAATCCAAATAGGTAGAGATCTGTGGGGCATCACTGCTCCAGGAAGCTCCACTGCCAATGAGACCTGCCAAACCTCCAcaggcagccactgaagaatctGATTCAGCAGCTTCCTATACTTATTGCGGATCTGACCTCCCCAGCCAGTTATGAGCTCCATTTCTTAGGCAGTTCTTCCACATAAAAACCTCCTTTTTCCTCACATCCCAAAAAGGTGGTGGGAGAAAGGAGGAACTCTTCTGCAATCACATAGCTACAAGAAAGCTCAGTTGCTATGGACACCTGAGCTGAAGGGAACCTGGGCCCTGGACTCTGCTTTGGTTCCCAACACAGTGGCACCCACAGGAATCCCCACAAGCTGCTTCTGTGCTTGGTCAGAGGCTTTCATAAGCACAAGAATTTACAGGTGTTCTGTACTTTGGATTCTGCCATGCAAAGCATAAAATCAGCAGAGAAGCATGAAGGCTGCCAACCATCCTATGGCTTCCTTGCTGTTTGCAAACAGACCAAAAGCTTCTGCTTAACAACTCAGCTACATACTTGGACTTCACCGCTTATTGCTGAGATAAAAAGATCTGTATCTGTTCACATATTTCTCCTTAACATTGCTGAGCACTAGTTTGATCTTGTATTTTTTTGGGCAGTGTTTGTGAGTCACTGCAgccttcctgctcttcctgggaAGCATCCTGTAGTGCCTCACTTGCTGGCAAACTGcaccttttaattttatttcagtctgACCTGCCTTCCTGGCTCTTTCAAATCTACTTTCTGCCCAACACCATGCCATCATCAGAGCTCTATTAGAAGGCAGCATGGCTCTCCTATACAGCACAGAAATGGTCAGAATTTGCAGATCAAGCCTTTTGTTCTCAAGAAACAGGCATGAAATACCTCACACAGGAGAGAAAATAGGGCTGAGGAAGGGATAAGGATTTGAACCAGAAGACACAGCAGCTTTCAGACCTATTCATTGTGGATCAGAGAACAAGAACTAGCAAGAGACACATTTCCACAACCATGTGCATGTAGAAAAAGATGTTTTCtgtaggaacacacctgtagtgccagcctggcagctgGTGCACACAACCTCCTTGGTGCGGGGCACAATGGCACAGCTCGAGATGCCTGGGCATGGGCAAGGCTGGCAGTCTGAGGCTGTGCCAGCCGTGGCATCACCGTAATACCCATCGCTGCACTTCTCACAGTGAGTCCCTGCCGTGTTATCTCTGCAATTGCACATGCCTGGAATAGAGAGGGATATGAGTTTTGCTTCATTGTCCAACCCAGAAAGGAAGAAccaccctcctgctgctccctcttACCTGTCTCAGGATCACACGTCTCGCTGTGCCCATTGCACGTGCAAGGCACGCAGGGGCTGTAGGGTCCGAGGTTTGGGGTCTCTCGCCAGTACCCAGAGGTGCAGCGCTCACAGAACTGTCCCTCATATCCCACTGGACATGAGCAGCTCTCCACCCAGGCCACGGGCACACCGGGTCCAGGACGAGCACTTGTGATAGTGACATCATCCAAGTGACCAGCACCTAGAAAGCATCAAGTGGCAAACTCTTTGTAACCACAAAGGCTATCATCACCGCCTCCCCAAACACAGCTGAACGGTACAAGTGACAGACAGGTGGTTGCTTGCAGTTGGTAAGGTGAATCAAGATGCAAAACCCTCCAGGAAGGTTTAGAGAGATGAGAAAAGATGCACTAGAGCTCACCAAGGGAACAAGCAGGACAGGAAAGATGAGAATGACAATACAGAGGAGAATCTGAGAACAGCAGGTGAGCACGTACAGTCAATTAAAATTAAGTTACATTTTACGTGTTTCCATTTTCAAATCAAATACCAAAACCAAGTCCTGGCTTTCAAGACAGAACAGACCTTGTCTCCAGCAATTTTAATACACCGTCTGCAAACCACGCCTCAGGACAAACTCTTCAACTATTCCTCTAAAGCCATTCCTTCCTCTGGCATTTCAGCACTTCCCTCCTATagtcccagccccttccctggaGTGAAACAGAGCCCAGACATAACATAACTGGCTTTTAACTTATGTGTTTGTAtcatgcagcagctccagtgcactgagcagagccccagctCCCACACGCTAGCAGTGGTTACAGCACGCAGGGATGGTTTGCTCCAcacctttcttctcttccttttcacaACCCCACATTCCTCATTATGGGCCACCCCTCTAAAAACACTTGCAgttttcccacctttcccaaATGCAAATCCATCCTTTGCATCTTTCTGCAAAAATTCTTCATCACAGAAATACCTAAGGACATATTCTAATTCATGCCCATTTTAATAGATCTTCATTATGAGGAACTTTCACTCAGGTTCTACACAGGCAGCACTTTAGGGACCTTGTCCTTCCCATCTGCATGTCAAGGCAAGACGCAGAAAGAGGACGGATGTAACCATTCCTAATGTAGTGAAACTTAAAGCCAAGTGCTGTAAACTTCCTACATCCTACTGTGTCCTTCAGGACCCTGCACTATGTATTTTTACCAATTGGAGGACAGTGGCTATACAACAAAGCAAAATTCCCATGTTTAGAGCAAGGAATCAGCAGCTGATAAGCGTTCAGCTTCCAGACAttcaaagacatttttctttcccatatCCTCTTCAGGAGGCCTGGGAGAAGATGCTACACAGAAAGGCCAGATGAAAAGCCATTGGCACAAGCTTTGCCAAATAAGCTGCCACAGCTATTTATGGCTGGGCCCTACAATGAAGCAACCCCAAGCACTAGACAAATGAGTTTGCCCCCTCTTCTGTGACGTTCTACTCAGTGACTTACTTCTCTCACTGTATGTCCCACGGATCTTGATGGAAGTCAAGTTGTGGAGAAGTTTTTGGAACTCAAATGCTGTAAGAGCAGGCCTCCACGGGTAATCTGCAGCCTCATGGAGCCTGGGGAGAAGAGCCATGCATCATTAGCACAGCTTTCAGCTGCTAACAGCTGCAACCTCTCAAAGTTCCCTTCACAACAGCACCGTGCTATTGCAACATCATCCACATAAGCTTAAACTTAATGATCTCTGTTTTCACAAGAGCTCAGAGGCCAAAGGCAGCTCAGGCCAGgtgccagctgctcccaccatACCTGAAGGTGTAGGTCTGCACATTCTCACTGGGGTAGGAGTTGCCCTGGGCAATGAGTGGCACCGACACTCTCAGCCCAGCCCCTTCCAGCACCAGGTCCTCTGCAGAGAGGCGCGTATCCCGCCTGTCCACGTGGAAGGAGAAGGTCAGGTTTTGCCCGTAACTCAAAACCTGGTTGCCCAAGAACTTGCCTGAAAGGGGAAGAAATCCTTACAGTTAGAGGACAGAACACCAAGGGCACAAACAGCACAGAAAGCCATGATTTTAGAATGACCTACGTGGTGCAACAAAGTACATGGGGAAGTAGGTGTCCGAGATAACAGAGATATCCTGGGTCTCGGCACTCCACTGGAGCAAGATTTCCGAGCCATCACGCTGCTCAGCACGCCACTCGTCCTCTCCTGAAGAATCAGACAGGCAAGAATCAACACCCTTGGAATATGGAGATTTGCACACACTTCTCATGTCACACTGTTCATGTCTTAGTTAATCTAATGTGCATGGGCACTGACAGgctgcagaaagcagctgtgcagagaaTTCAGATAGTAAACACCATCTTTCCAATTTAAGCCCCTAACTCAAGTGCTGACTGAACTTTGAACCCTATGATGACTACTTGTCCAAAACCTTCTTTTCTAAAGAGCTTAAGCAGAGATAGGAAAACCTGCAGTGCCCTATGACTTAAGAGTTGCAGCCTTTGTGCAAACTGTTCTCCAGCGGAATTTTAATTTACAAGATGTTCTTTTCAGAGTACGCAGCATGAAAACATGCATACACAGGAAACTGACTGCATGAATAAAACAGGTTTTTCCTTGGCTTACAGACTCACTGGAAACACAACTGTGTTTTATTCAGAGCCATGTAAACCCCAAATCTAAAGAGATTTTGATCCTCTCAATCCGAAGGTCCTGATTTGGTTCCAGAACTGAGGAAATTCTGCTTTGTCAGCACACCTCTCAGGCTAGAAAACGTTTCTATTTGCAATTCCCACTTGCACCTGCACGGTGTACAATAACTGCGTGCCCGAGGCCAGAGCTGTGAATTCCTTCCCCCTCAATCCGAACAAACAAGCTGCAGACATGGAAGCTCCACGTAGCTTCAACATTTCCAAAAGAGGGATCCTAGACCTGCCTGCCCAAGGTTTGTGGTCTTGCACAGAAAGGAaggagttgggtttttttgaatcGCTTCTGACTAGAGTCTACAGCCCAACCTGAGATACAAAAGAAAGCTCAATTTTACCAAACTCGAAGTTGGAGGTGATGCTATGGATACTGTAGCCCACAGCATTGGTGCAGACTGAAGAGTGTCCAAAACAGAAGCAGGGGGTACAGCCTCTTGGATTAGAAGAATCCAGATGGAAAAATCCAGGTTTGCATCTGAAGATGTGAAGGAAAGAGAATTAATTTCCCTGATGCTTAACCCCAGATCCTCACTCGAATGTCTTTCATTCTTGAAACAAAgccacaggaagaaaaattcaCCTCTCACAGTGGAATCCTTCCACGTTGTCCTTGCACGCACACCGCCCTGTCTCGACGTTGCATTCccctgtgctgccagcagcatTGCAAGAACAAGacctgggagaatcaggagaGAGGTTAGTTCAGTAAGAGCCACATAAAGAAAGCTTTACAGAAAGTCTAGTCTTCCTTTTAGAGAGCTGCAATCCTCCTTACCTGCACCCAGCTTCGGAGAGGGAGTGGAACCCTGGCTGGCACCGGTCACACTTTTCCCCCATCACACCAGGTTTGCAGCTGCACTGGCCGTAGCTGTCGCACTGAGTGCTGAGGGAGCctgtggggacagcggggaaaGGCACCTCAGCA
Protein-coding sequences here:
- the LAMC1 gene encoding laminin subunit gamma-1; its protein translation is MGGSGERRALWLLVLWLWVPARCGGAMDECAEERSGRAQRCMPEFVNAAFNATVLATHTCGTPAEEYCVQTGVTGVTQSCHLCDAAQPHLSHGAAFLTDYNSPADATWWQSRTMLAGVQHPTAVNLTLHLGKAFDITYVRLKFHTSRPESFAIYKRTQEDGPWVPYQYYSGSCESTYHKINRGFIRTGEDEQQALCTDEFSDISPLTGGNVAFSTLEGRPSAYNFDNSPVLQEWVTATDIRVTLNRLNTFGDEVFNDPKVLKSYYYAISDFAVGGRCKCNGHASECMKNELGKLVCNCKHNTFGVDCEKCLPFFNDRPWRRATAESANECLSCDCNGWSQECYFDPELYRATGHGGHCTACAGNTDGPHCERCRDSFYRLSSDKACLPCSCNPVGSLSTQCDSYGQCSCKPGVMGEKCDRCQPGFHSLSEAGCRSCSCNAAGSTGECNVETGRCACKDNVEGFHCERCKPGFFHLDSSNPRGCTPCFCFGHSSVCTNAVGYSIHSITSNFEFGEDEWRAEQRDGSEILLQWSAETQDISVISDTYFPMYFVAPRKFLGNQVLSYGQNLTFSFHVDRRDTRLSAEDLVLEGAGLRVSVPLIAQGNSYPSENVQTYTFRLHEAADYPWRPALTAFEFQKLLHNLTSIKIRGTYSERSAGHLDDVTITSARPGPGVPVAWVESCSCPVGYEGQFCERCTSGYWRETPNLGPYSPCVPCTCNGHSETCDPETGMCNCRDNTAGTHCEKCSDGYYGDATAGTASDCQPCPCPGISSCAIVPRTKEVVCTSCQAGTTGKRCELCDDAYFGDPLGKNGAVRPCRLCQCNDNIDPNAVGNCDRQTGECLKCIYNTAGFYCDRCKDGFFGNPLAPDPADKCRACHCNPYGTVNQQTICSQVTGQCECLSHVSGRDCSACEPGFFNLQSGRGCERCNCHALGSTNGQCDIRTGQCECQPGVTGQHCDRCEGNHFGFGSEGCKPCDCDPEGSRSLQCQENGHCECKEGFVGSRCDQCEENYFYNRSWPGCQECPACYRLVKDKVVEQRQRLWELENLIANLGTREETVTDEAFEERLKQAEREVMELLHEAQKSKDVDQGLMDHLKDINSTLVSQLNRLRIIQSTVRDTENLAEQARVRVEDTEDLISLASDMLEKAKVAADNVSITPPEQSGDPNNMTLLAEEARKLAERHKKEADEIVRTAKAANDTSMKAYQLLLKTLAGENQTAIDIDELNQKYNQARNISQDLEKQANKVLAEAEEAGNRALQIYANLTSLPNVDSTGLENEANKIKKEAEELDQLIARKLKDYEDLREDMKGKELEVKNLLEKGKTEQQTADQLLARADAAKALAEEAARKGNGTLQEANTILSNLKDFDKRVNDNKTAAEEALKKIPAISQTIAEANNKTRQAELALGNAAADAREAKARADDAEKIASSVQKSAAATRAETDKTFADVTGLARQVDGMMKQLQDAEKELKRKQADAEQDMKMAGEASQAAQEAEDNARKAKNSVNSLLIVINDLLDQLGQLETVDLNKLNEIEGILNSAKDQMKDSDLDQKVSFLEREAKKQDDAIQAYNRDIEEILKDISNLEDIRKTLPSGCFNTPSIEKP